Proteins encoded in a region of the Triticum dicoccoides isolate Atlit2015 ecotype Zavitan chromosome 3A, WEW_v2.0, whole genome shotgun sequence genome:
- the LOC119269634 gene encoding E3 ubiquitin-protein ligase BRE1-like 1 isoform X3: MLVRLGPMGSTGEPDRKRRLSDSFVSPAKRPALPPSSDDKKLDFAVLKYRNQKLSEQLAVHKFEYHALEGKFDDLKQKQKAHHETQDLANKSWEHLVRDLKATSVCKSGFQNPSCSAGPSNVSTDGACIPKDKDFLSRLVETGATESSGCHLENHVHSSTTDVLQNILFSSNDSWHANKKSLLDLFAALPENERSRELRTTGTELSLQLNDAIQELSDLHLKHRRLTEKHHEERFLNARSKAEQKRLKEELASAVAELEESNHKLAVLKAQGDPTHGTPILFPTLGNKSLPEDNVRDKQKELQDLEACHKEFMDLISQRLVEIRRLHEDRIEILNKLSTFQNTLMDFKSISSSKAFQVLKDQLQKSQAELDHCRTLLEKLQVNKDKMIWQEREVNVKVDLSGIPHRVSLNCESSIAVLEQNRQKVVDEKNMLALKLEESSREPGRNQIISEFKALVSSLPGEMGAMQTELSKYKDDASELHSLRAEVHSVSDILARKEHTINESLCRSAHAGSEIRDLRSRICELRQTNCELKLFVEMYKRDSTDSRDLLESKDREYCEWAHVHSLKSSLDESRLERRVKAAIEAEAMSQQRLASGEAEIAELRGKMESARRDIGSLSELLKSKHEEGEAYLSEIESIGQAYEDIQTQNQQLLQQIIERDDHNTKDIACLSICVAYPSPCRFLLICSSCKGEDALGWHPKHSHTAWRGRQTRKRRG, encoded by the exons ATG CTGGTCAGGCTTGGACCTATGGGCAGCACTGGTGAGCCCGATCGGAAGCGGCGGCTCTCTGACTCCTTTGTATCTCCCGCCAAGCGCCCAGCGCTTCCGCCTTCCTCCGACGACAAGAAG CTTGATTTCGCTGTACTTAAATACAGAAACCAAAAGCTTTCAGAACAGCTAGCAGTCCATAAGTTTGAGTACCATGCCCTCGAGGGTAAATTTGACGATCTCAAGCAGAAACAGAAGGCTCACCATGAGACCCAAGATCTAGCTAACAAGTCTTGGGAGCAT CTTGTGAGAGATTTGAAGGCTACTTCTGTTTGCAAAAGTGGATTTCAAAATCCTTCTTGCAGTGCAGGTCCTAGCAACGTGTCTACAG ATGGCGCATGCATCCCAAAAGACAAGGACTTCCTTAGCAGACTTGTTGAGACAGGTGCCACAGAAAGTTCAGGTTGCCATTTGGAAAACCATGTACACTCGTCAACTACTGATGTGCTGCAGAATATATTGTTCTCATCAAATGATTCATGGCATGCAAATAAGAAGTCGCTGTTAGATCTCTTTGCGGCATTACCTGAAAATG AGCGTAGTAGGGAACTGCGAACTACTGGTACTGAGCTGTCACTACAGCTTAATGATGCCATACAAGAACTTAGTGATCTCCACTTGAAGCACAGGCGGTTAACAGAGAAGCACCACGAAGAGAGATTTTTAAACGCTCGAAGCAAAGCTGAACAGAAACGCCTTAAAG AGGAGTTGGCAAGTGCTGTTGCTGAGTTGGAAGAAAGCAACCACAAATTGGCAGTCCTCAAAGCACAGGGAGACCCTACACATGGTACTCCAATCTTATTTCCAACTTTAGGAAATAAAAGCTTGCCTGAGGATAATGTCAGAGACAAACAAAAGGAATTGCAGGATCTAGAAGCATGTCACAAGGAGTTTATG GATCTGATTTCACAACGTTTGGTGGAAATAAGGAGACTTCACGAAGACAGAATTGAAATTTTGAACAAGTTGTCTACCTTCCAG AACACTTTGATGGATTTTAAGAGCATTTCTTCTTCAAAAGCTTTCCAAGTTCTGAAGGATCAACTCCAAAAGTCACAAGCAGAGTTGGACCACTGCCGAACACTATTAGAGAAATTACAG GTCAATAAGGATAAAATGATATGGCAAGAAAGGGAAGTTAATGTAAAAGTTGATCTGTCTGGAATTCCTCATAGGGTATCTCTGAATTGTGAGTCAAGCATTGCAGTTTTAGAACAGAATCGGCAGAAAGTAGTTGATGAAAAGAATATGCTTGCGCTGAAACTTGAAGAATCTTCGAGAGAACCTG GTCGGAACCAAATCATATCAGAATTTAAAGCGCTGGTGTCATCACTGCCAGGAGAAATGGGTGCCATGCAAACTGAATTATCCAAGTACAAGGATGATGCTTCAGAATTGCATTCTTTGCGAGCCGAAGTTCACTCTGTTTCTGATATTCTGGCTAGAAAG GAGCACACTATCAACGAATCATTATGTAGATCTGCTCATGCTGGATCTGAGATAAGGGATCTACGATCCAGG ATTTGTGAACTAAGGCAAACGAATTGCGAGTTGAAGCTCTTTGTGGAAATGTATAAACGCGATTCTACTGATTCAAG AGATTTGCTGGAGTCCAAAGATAGAGAATATTGTGAATGGGCTCATGTCCATAGCCTCAAATCTTCTCTTGATGAGAGTAGGCTAGAACGGCGTGTTAAGGCAGCCATTGAAGCTGAAGCAATGTCTCAGCAGAGACTAGCAAGTGGTGAAGCTGAGATTGCTGAATTAAGGGGGAAGATGGAGAGTGCCAGAAG GGATATTGGTAGTTTATCTGAATTATTGAAATCAAAACATGAAGAAGGTGAAGCGTACCTGTCAGAGATTGAG AGTATTGGGCAAGCATATGAAGATATACAAACACAAAATCAACAATTGCTACAGCAAATTATTGAGAGAGATGACCACAATACAAAG GACATTGCCTGCCTCTCCATCTGTGTAGCCTACCCTTCTCCATGCCGCTTCCTTCTGATCTGCAGCAGCTGTAAGGGAGAAGACGCGCTAGGATGGCATCCAAAGCATTCCCATACTGCTTGGAGAGGAAGGCAGACAAGAAAGAGAAGAGGATAG
- the LOC119269634 gene encoding E3 ubiquitin-protein ligase BRE1-like 1 isoform X6, with protein sequence MLVRLGPMGSTGEPDRKRRLSDSFVSPAKRPALPPSSDDKKLDFAVLKYRNQKLSEQLAVHKFEYHALEGKFDDLKQKQKAHHETQDLANKSWEHLVRDLKATSVCKSGFQNPSCSAGPSNVSTDGACIPKDKDFLSRLVETGATESSGCHLENHVHSSTTDVLQNILFSSNDSWHANKKSLLDLFAALPENERSRELRTTGTELSLQLNDAIQELSDLHLKHRRLTEKHHEERFLNARSKAEQKRLKEELASAVAELEESNHKLAVLKAQGDPTHGTPILFPTLGNKSLPEDNVRDKQKELQDLEACHKEFMDLISQRLVEIRRLHEDRIEILNKLSTFQNTLMDFKSISSSKAFQVLKDQLQKSQAELDHCRTLLEKLQVNKDKMIWQEREVNVKVDLSGIPHRVSLNCESSIAVLEQNRQKVVDEKNMLALKLEESSREPGRNQIISEFKALVSSLPGEMGAMQTELSKYKDDASELHSLRAEVHSVSDILARKEHTINESLCRSAHAGSEIRDLRSRICELRQTNCELKLFVEMYKRDSTDSRDLLESKDREYCEWAHVHSLKSSLDESRLERRVKAAIEAEAMSQQRLASGEAEIAELRGKMESARRDIGSLSELLKSKHEEGEAYLSEIESIGQAYEDIQTQNQQLLQQIIERDDHNTKQL encoded by the exons ATG CTGGTCAGGCTTGGACCTATGGGCAGCACTGGTGAGCCCGATCGGAAGCGGCGGCTCTCTGACTCCTTTGTATCTCCCGCCAAGCGCCCAGCGCTTCCGCCTTCCTCCGACGACAAGAAG CTTGATTTCGCTGTACTTAAATACAGAAACCAAAAGCTTTCAGAACAGCTAGCAGTCCATAAGTTTGAGTACCATGCCCTCGAGGGTAAATTTGACGATCTCAAGCAGAAACAGAAGGCTCACCATGAGACCCAAGATCTAGCTAACAAGTCTTGGGAGCAT CTTGTGAGAGATTTGAAGGCTACTTCTGTTTGCAAAAGTGGATTTCAAAATCCTTCTTGCAGTGCAGGTCCTAGCAACGTGTCTACAG ATGGCGCATGCATCCCAAAAGACAAGGACTTCCTTAGCAGACTTGTTGAGACAGGTGCCACAGAAAGTTCAGGTTGCCATTTGGAAAACCATGTACACTCGTCAACTACTGATGTGCTGCAGAATATATTGTTCTCATCAAATGATTCATGGCATGCAAATAAGAAGTCGCTGTTAGATCTCTTTGCGGCATTACCTGAAAATG AGCGTAGTAGGGAACTGCGAACTACTGGTACTGAGCTGTCACTACAGCTTAATGATGCCATACAAGAACTTAGTGATCTCCACTTGAAGCACAGGCGGTTAACAGAGAAGCACCACGAAGAGAGATTTTTAAACGCTCGAAGCAAAGCTGAACAGAAACGCCTTAAAG AGGAGTTGGCAAGTGCTGTTGCTGAGTTGGAAGAAAGCAACCACAAATTGGCAGTCCTCAAAGCACAGGGAGACCCTACACATGGTACTCCAATCTTATTTCCAACTTTAGGAAATAAAAGCTTGCCTGAGGATAATGTCAGAGACAAACAAAAGGAATTGCAGGATCTAGAAGCATGTCACAAGGAGTTTATG GATCTGATTTCACAACGTTTGGTGGAAATAAGGAGACTTCACGAAGACAGAATTGAAATTTTGAACAAGTTGTCTACCTTCCAG AACACTTTGATGGATTTTAAGAGCATTTCTTCTTCAAAAGCTTTCCAAGTTCTGAAGGATCAACTCCAAAAGTCACAAGCAGAGTTGGACCACTGCCGAACACTATTAGAGAAATTACAG GTCAATAAGGATAAAATGATATGGCAAGAAAGGGAAGTTAATGTAAAAGTTGATCTGTCTGGAATTCCTCATAGGGTATCTCTGAATTGTGAGTCAAGCATTGCAGTTTTAGAACAGAATCGGCAGAAAGTAGTTGATGAAAAGAATATGCTTGCGCTGAAACTTGAAGAATCTTCGAGAGAACCTG GTCGGAACCAAATCATATCAGAATTTAAAGCGCTGGTGTCATCACTGCCAGGAGAAATGGGTGCCATGCAAACTGAATTATCCAAGTACAAGGATGATGCTTCAGAATTGCATTCTTTGCGAGCCGAAGTTCACTCTGTTTCTGATATTCTGGCTAGAAAG GAGCACACTATCAACGAATCATTATGTAGATCTGCTCATGCTGGATCTGAGATAAGGGATCTACGATCCAGG ATTTGTGAACTAAGGCAAACGAATTGCGAGTTGAAGCTCTTTGTGGAAATGTATAAACGCGATTCTACTGATTCAAG AGATTTGCTGGAGTCCAAAGATAGAGAATATTGTGAATGGGCTCATGTCCATAGCCTCAAATCTTCTCTTGATGAGAGTAGGCTAGAACGGCGTGTTAAGGCAGCCATTGAAGCTGAAGCAATGTCTCAGCAGAGACTAGCAAGTGGTGAAGCTGAGATTGCTGAATTAAGGGGGAAGATGGAGAGTGCCAGAAG GGATATTGGTAGTTTATCTGAATTATTGAAATCAAAACATGAAGAAGGTGAAGCGTACCTGTCAGAGATTGAG AGTATTGGGCAAGCATATGAAGATATACAAACACAAAATCAACAATTGCTACAGCAAATTATTGAGAGAGATGACCACAATACAAAG CAGCTGTAA